From a region of the Janthinobacterium sp. 61 genome:
- the wecB gene encoding non-hydrolyzing UDP-N-acetylglucosamine 2-epimerase, whose amino-acid sequence MSDPALSSDAPAHLLCVVAARPNLMKMAPILAALAHQAPAVRVTLLHTGQHYDTAMNGQLFADLGMRAPDIALDVGSGNHAQQTAEIMRRFDAVLDAPPPLAPDAVLVVGDVNSTLACALVAAKRGTPVIHVEAGLRSGDRHMPEEINRVLTDQLSDLLLTSEEGARANLLSEGIAPERIHFTGNVMIDSLRQQLPRAVKPATTLRAHGHACPPAYGLLTLHRPSNVDDAVRLEALLQALGQLARQLPLLFPIHPRTRASLRLAGMEALLARQAIVCLPPLGYLEMLGLMQGARLVLTDSGGIQEESTALGVPCLTLRISTERPVTVSDGTNTLAGTDPAAILALSRAILETGGKRGRIPPLWDGHAATRIAAVIAPWLAVRRGPP is encoded by the coding sequence ATGTCCGACCCTGCCCTTTCATCCGACGCGCCCGCGCACCTGCTGTGCGTGGTGGCCGCGCGCCCCAATCTCATGAAAATGGCGCCCATCCTGGCCGCCCTGGCGCACCAGGCGCCTGCCGTGCGCGTGACCTTGTTGCATACTGGACAACATTACGACACGGCCATGAACGGACAGCTGTTTGCCGACCTGGGCATGCGCGCGCCCGACATCGCCCTCGACGTCGGCTCCGGTAATCATGCGCAGCAGACGGCCGAGATCATGCGCCGCTTCGATGCCGTGCTCGACGCCCCTCCGCCGCTGGCCCCCGACGCCGTGCTGGTGGTGGGCGACGTCAATTCCACCTTGGCGTGCGCGCTGGTGGCGGCCAAGCGCGGCACGCCCGTGATCCATGTGGAGGCGGGCTTGCGCAGCGGTGACCGGCACATGCCCGAGGAAATCAACCGCGTGCTGACGGACCAGTTGTCCGACTTGCTGCTGACCAGCGAGGAAGGCGCGCGCGCCAACCTGCTGAGCGAAGGCATCGCCCCCGAACGCATCCACTTCACGGGCAACGTCATGATCGACAGCCTGCGGCAGCAACTGCCGCGCGCAGTCAAGCCCGCCACCACCCTGCGCGCCCACGGCCACGCCTGCCCGCCCGCGTATGGCCTGTTGACCCTGCACCGGCCATCGAACGTGGATGACGCGGTGCGGCTGGAAGCACTGCTGCAGGCGCTTGGGCAACTGGCGCGACAGCTGCCGCTGCTGTTTCCCATCCACCCGCGCACCCGGGCCAGTTTGCGCCTGGCGGGCATGGAAGCGTTGCTGGCGCGGCAAGCCATCGTCTGCCTGCCGCCGTTGGGCTACCTGGAAATGCTGGGCCTGATGCAGGGCGCGCGCCTGGTGCTGACCGATTCGGGCGGCATCCAGGAAGAAAGCACGGCCCTGGGCGTTCCCTGTCTGACCTTGCGCATCAGTACGGAGCGGCCCGTCACGGTCAGCGACGGCACGAACACCCTGGCAGGCACGGACCCGGCCGCCATCCTGGCGCTGTCGCGCGCCATCTTGGAGACGGGCGGCAAGCGTGGCCGCATCCCCCCCCTGTGGGATGGCCACGCGGCCACGCGCATCGCCGCCGTCATCGCGCCCTGGTTGGCGGTGCGCCGGGGACCGCCATGA
- a CDS encoding XrtA-associated tyrosine autokinase has protein sequence MTSKECTSKDSGRQEGLIPGVAETPMPYAADNADDADSADTLAAASNPQYRALNLARLAEQGMLTLEGGRSSVAEDFRIIKRPLLRQARASGAEAIRHGNLIVVTSAMPGEGKTYCAVNLAMSIAMEMDITVLLVDADVARPSVLKVLGLSPEPGLMDVLLDPQLAMADVILKTNVANLSILPAGRSNKHATELLASRAMSRLLAEIASRYADRVVVFDSPPLLITSEAHALVGQMGQVVMVVEAETTTQHAVKEALRQIESCEHIHLIYNKTKSFPGNDYYGYGYYD, from the coding sequence ATGACCAGCAAGGAGTGCACCAGCAAGGACAGCGGCAGGCAGGAAGGCCTCATCCCGGGCGTGGCGGAAACCCCCATGCCGTACGCAGCGGACAACGCCGATGATGCCGACAGCGCGGACACCCTGGCGGCGGCCAGCAACCCCCAGTACCGCGCCCTGAACCTGGCCAGGTTGGCGGAGCAAGGCATGCTCACGCTGGAAGGCGGGCGCAGTTCGGTGGCCGAAGACTTCCGCATCATCAAGCGCCCGCTGCTGCGCCAGGCGCGCGCCAGCGGCGCCGAGGCCATCCGCCACGGCAACCTGATCGTCGTCACCAGCGCCATGCCCGGCGAAGGCAAGACGTATTGCGCCGTCAACCTGGCCATGAGCATCGCCATGGAAATGGATATCACGGTGCTGCTGGTCGATGCCGACGTGGCGCGCCCGTCCGTGCTGAAAGTGCTGGGCCTGTCGCCCGAGCCGGGGCTGATGGACGTGCTGCTCGACCCGCAGCTGGCCATGGCGGACGTGATCCTGAAAACCAACGTGGCCAACCTGAGCATCCTGCCTGCCGGGCGCAGCAACAAGCATGCGACGGAGTTACTGGCCAGCCGGGCCATGAGCCGGCTGCTGGCCGAGATCGCCAGCCGCTACGCCGACCGCGTCGTCGTCTTCGATTCGCCGCCCCTCTTGATCACAAGCGAAGCGCACGCGCTCGTGGGACAGATGGGCCAGGTGGTGATGGTGGTCGAGGCGGAAACGACGACCCAGCACGCCGTCAAGGAAGCGCTGCGCCAGATCGAATCGTGCGAACACATCCATTTAATCTATAACAAGACCAAATCGTTTCCCGGCAACGACTACTACGGCTATGGCTATTACGACTAG
- a CDS encoding TIGR03016 family PEP-CTERM system-associated outer membrane protein, with product MAITTSRRTPQAMPLLPLLSLLLPVPALAVDWLVQPSLRQRVSYTDNALRAPPGKAQSDYITEIAPAIALIGTGPRLRVDLDYSWHKSLSGQRGNSEDHDLRAAADAELVQDWFFIDANASVSRRNISPFGQQLIADLPDTDNASTVRTTGISPYLRHRFRGLATAELRYTRNSVDSGGDLLSVHSDELELLLGGEPRSQGWTWNASHDVRRTQDSKLAPVRMQRSSVGLRYPFGRKWAATASGGTEKESYMSSTGKAPEGRFWSLGGVWTPSPRTSLAFSTGKRFFGNTYSLDATLLQRHTNWQLSYSENITTLPTQFARLGDHDAGQLLDQLWRAILPNARDRRLRIAAFLRYANKLGPERGAINYFSHRYFLQKQLQLTMARATAKSAMVVGVTAVDRTAQTASGIDSALLPGMTFGSEDRMRQVGGNLGWSWQANSRSSVNVDAGYASVRSLSVPRRDNNITVTAGYTRILQPNMTASIDVRHVRHTSNRGGDYRENGVSATLTMQF from the coding sequence ATGGCTATTACGACTAGCCGCCGCACGCCGCAGGCGATGCCGCTGCTGCCGTTGCTGTCCCTGTTGCTGCCCGTGCCGGCCTTGGCTGTCGACTGGCTGGTGCAACCCTCGCTGCGCCAGCGTGTCAGTTATACGGACAATGCGCTGCGCGCGCCGCCCGGCAAGGCGCAATCGGATTACATCACGGAAATCGCACCCGCCATCGCCCTCATCGGCACGGGCCCTCGCCTGCGCGTGGACCTCGATTACAGCTGGCACAAATCCCTCTCGGGGCAGCGCGGCAATAGCGAAGACCACGACTTGCGCGCTGCGGCCGACGCCGAACTGGTGCAGGACTGGTTCTTCATCGATGCCAACGCCAGCGTGAGTCGGCGCAACATCTCGCCATTCGGCCAGCAACTGATAGCCGATCTTCCGGACACGGACAATGCCAGCACGGTGCGCACCACCGGCATCAGCCCCTACCTGCGCCACCGCTTCCGTGGCCTGGCCACAGCCGAACTGCGCTACACGCGCAATTCGGTCGACAGCGGCGGCGACCTGCTGTCCGTACACAGCGACGAGCTGGAATTGCTGCTCGGCGGCGAGCCGCGCAGCCAGGGCTGGACCTGGAACGCCAGCCACGACGTGCGCCGCACGCAGGACAGCAAGCTGGCGCCCGTGCGCATGCAGCGCAGCAGCGTGGGCCTGCGCTATCCGTTCGGCAGAAAATGGGCGGCCACGGCCAGCGGCGGCACGGAAAAGGAAAGCTATATGTCGAGCACCGGCAAGGCGCCGGAAGGCCGTTTCTGGTCGCTGGGCGGCGTGTGGACACCGTCGCCGCGCACCAGCTTGGCCTTCAGCACGGGCAAGCGCTTTTTTGGCAACACCTACAGCCTCGATGCCACGCTCCTGCAGCGCCATACCAACTGGCAACTGAGCTACAGCGAAAACATCACCACCCTGCCCACGCAGTTTGCGCGCCTGGGCGACCACGACGCGGGCCAGTTGCTCGATCAATTATGGCGCGCAATCCTTCCCAATGCGCGTGACAGGCGCTTGCGCATCGCTGCCTTCCTGCGCTACGCCAACAAGCTGGGGCCGGAACGGGGCGCCATCAATTACTTCAGTCACCGCTATTTCCTGCAAAAACAGCTGCAACTGACGATGGCGCGCGCCACGGCGAAGAGCGCGATGGTCGTCGGCGTCACGGCCGTCGACCGCACGGCGCAAACGGCCAGCGGCATCGACAGCGCCTTGCTGCCTGGCATGACATTCGGCAGCGAAGACCGCATGCGCCAGGTCGGCGGCAATCTGGGCTGGAGCTGGCAAGCCAATTCGCGCAGCAGCGTGAATGTCGATGCCGGTTACGCCAGCGTGCGCTCGCTGAGCGTGCCGCGGCGCGACAACAACATCACCGTGACGGCGGGTTACACGCGCATCCTGCAGCCGAACATGACGGCCAGCATCGACGTGCGGCACGTGCGCCACACCAGCAACCGGGGCGGCGACTACCGCGAAAACGGCGTTAGCGCCACGCTCACCATGCAATTCTAA